Proteins from a genomic interval of Sphingobacterium lactis:
- the atpG gene encoding ATP synthase F1 subunit gamma: protein MANLKEVRNRITSVTSTQQITKAMKMVSAAKLKRATNAIVQLRPYATKLREILAQVSASVEGNDSPYTQDRIPTKVLIVVVTSNRGLAGAFNANAIKTTNNLIATKYADQFARGDVSIIAIGKRGHDFFSKREFNVIGNHNELFNNLDFENVSKITEYVMEQFKEGNIDRVEVVYNQFRNAAVQILTSEQILPLLPDNKEDEDVAELDYIIEPSKEKIIEELIPKAIKIQLYKAVLDSHASEHGARMTAMDKATENAGDLLRQLKLSYNQARQAAITTELTEIVSGAAALSNG from the coding sequence ATGGCAAACTTAAAAGAAGTTAGAAATCGTATTACCTCCGTTACCTCTACGCAACAAATCACCAAAGCAATGAAAATGGTATCTGCAGCGAAGTTGAAACGTGCGACCAATGCGATCGTTCAATTGCGTCCCTATGCGACAAAATTGAGAGAGATCCTTGCGCAAGTGTCCGCTTCTGTAGAAGGTAATGACTCGCCATACACACAAGATCGTATCCCTACAAAGGTGTTAATCGTTGTGGTAACCTCAAACAGAGGTTTGGCGGGTGCTTTTAATGCCAATGCTATCAAAACTACGAACAACTTGATCGCAACAAAGTATGCAGATCAATTTGCACGCGGTGATGTAAGCATTATTGCTATCGGTAAAAGAGGGCATGATTTCTTCTCCAAACGTGAGTTCAACGTAATCGGTAACCACAATGAGCTGTTCAATAACCTGGATTTCGAAAATGTATCCAAAATCACGGAATATGTGATGGAGCAGTTTAAGGAAGGGAACATTGACCGCGTAGAGGTTGTATACAACCAGTTCCGTAATGCCGCAGTTCAAATCTTGACGTCTGAGCAGATCTTACCTCTTCTGCCAGATAATAAAGAAGACGAAGATGTAGCTGAATTGGATTATATCATTGAGCCTTCCAAAGAGAAGATCATCGAAGAGCTTATCCCGAAAGCGATTAAAATCCAGTTGTACAAAGCTGTTCTTGATTCGCATGCCTCCGAACATGGAGCACGTATGACAGCGATGGACAAAGCAACTGAAAATGCTGGTGACTTGTTGCGCCAATTGAAATTGTCGTACAACCAAGCACGTCAGGCAGCCATCACAACAGAATTGACGGAGATCGTTTCTGGTGCTGCAGCATTGTCAAACGGATAA
- the atpA gene encoding F0F1 ATP synthase subunit alpha gives MIEVRPDEVSAILREQLSGFKSAAELEEVGTVLQVGDGIARIYGLTKVQSGELVEFANGLQGIVMNLEEDNVGVVLLGASDEIKEGDTIKRTNRIASIKVGEGMLGRVVNTLGQPIDGKGPITGETYEMPIERKAPGVIYRQPVTEPLQTGIKAIDAMIPIGRGQRELVIGDRQTGKTAVCIDTILNQKEFYDAGQPVYCIYVAVGQKNSTVANIVRTLEEKGAMPYTVIVSASAADPAPMQFYAPMAGAAIGEYFRDTGRPALIVYDDLSKQAVAYREVSLLLKRPPGREAYPGDVFYLHSRLLERAAKINSSDEIARNMNDLPESLKDKVKGGGSLTALPIIETQAGDVSAYIPTNVISITDGQIFLESNLFNAGIRPAINVGISVSRVGGNAQIKSMKKVAGTLKLDQAQYRELEAFAKFGSDLDAATKAVLDKGVRNVEILKQGQYSPVSVEKQVAIIYAGTKGLLRNVPVAKVREFEEEYLTQLEQRHPEVLSALKAGKFSDELTDVLEKVAKELASKY, from the coding sequence ATGATAGAGGTAAGACCAGATGAAGTTTCGGCAATTCTAAGAGAGCAATTGTCAGGCTTTAAGTCAGCAGCCGAATTGGAAGAAGTGGGTACCGTATTGCAAGTAGGTGACGGTATTGCACGTATTTACGGCTTAACAAAAGTTCAATCAGGTGAGTTGGTTGAATTTGCAAACGGACTACAAGGTATTGTGATGAACTTGGAAGAAGACAACGTGGGTGTTGTACTTTTGGGTGCATCTGATGAAATTAAAGAAGGTGATACCATCAAACGTACCAACCGTATCGCATCTATTAAAGTAGGTGAAGGTATGTTGGGTCGTGTGGTAAACACATTGGGCCAGCCAATCGATGGTAAAGGTCCTATCACTGGTGAGACTTATGAAATGCCTATCGAGCGTAAAGCGCCAGGTGTTATCTACCGTCAGCCAGTAACTGAGCCATTGCAGACAGGTATCAAAGCGATCGATGCGATGATCCCGATCGGCCGTGGACAGCGTGAGCTTGTGATCGGTGACCGTCAAACTGGTAAAACTGCCGTTTGTATCGACACCATCTTGAATCAAAAAGAATTTTACGATGCTGGTCAGCCAGTATATTGTATATATGTTGCTGTTGGACAAAAGAACTCTACTGTAGCGAACATCGTTCGTACCCTTGAGGAAAAAGGTGCTATGCCTTATACAGTAATCGTTTCTGCATCTGCAGCAGATCCTGCACCAATGCAGTTCTACGCGCCAATGGCGGGTGCTGCAATCGGTGAGTACTTCCGTGATACAGGTCGTCCGGCATTGATCGTTTATGATGATTTGTCTAAACAAGCGGTAGCTTACCGTGAGGTGTCTCTATTATTGAAGCGTCCTCCAGGCCGTGAGGCATACCCAGGTGACGTATTCTACCTTCACTCCCGTTTATTGGAGCGTGCTGCGAAAATCAACTCTTCCGATGAGATCGCACGCAACATGAACGACCTTCCAGAGTCCCTAAAGGACAAAGTAAAAGGTGGTGGATCATTGACTGCACTTCCAATCATTGAAACGCAAGCGGGTGACGTATCTGCTTATATCCCTACCAACGTAATTTCCATTACTGACGGTCAGATCTTCTTGGAATCGAACTTGTTCAACGCAGGTATCCGTCCAGCGATCAACGTAGGTATCTCGGTATCCCGTGTAGGTGGTAATGCGCAGATCAAATCCATGAAGAAAGTTGCCGGTACATTGAAACTTGACCAAGCACAATACCGTGAATTGGAAGCATTCGCTAAGTTCGGTTCTGACTTAGATGCGGCTACAAAAGCGGTTTTGGATAAAGGTGTTCGTAACGTAGAGATCTTGAAACAAGGTCAATATTCACCAGTTTCTGTTGAGAAACAAGTAGCGATCATCTATGCCGGTACAAAAGGTTTATTGCGTAACGTGCCTGTAGCGAAAGTTAGAGAATTCGAAGAAGAATACTTGACGCAGCTTGAGCAACGTCATCCAGAGGTGTTGTCAGCATTGAAGGCTGGTAAATTCTCTGATGAATTAACTGATGTATTGGAAAAAGTAGCTAAAGAATTAGCTTCAAAATATTAA
- the atpH gene encoding ATP synthase F1 subunit delta has protein sequence MSVFKVASRYAKSLIDLSKEHNNLDEVKADMEDVIAVIKSNTELQAVLNNPIIKTEKKLAILKALFQDKVKPEILDFFSIMVNKGRAEIVYPTAVEFIREYNEVKGIVHAVVTSAAPLSETSLSALKQEIANQINATVQLTNKVDKSLIGGFVVKVGDRQIDASILGKLNKLERHFENQGV, from the coding sequence ATGTCAGTTTTCAAAGTAGCTTCCAGATATGCCAAGTCATTGATTGACTTGTCCAAAGAGCACAACAACTTGGATGAGGTTAAGGCCGATATGGAAGATGTCATTGCCGTTATCAAGTCCAATACAGAGTTGCAGGCGGTGTTGAACAATCCGATCATCAAGACGGAGAAGAAACTTGCGATTTTGAAAGCACTATTTCAAGATAAAGTAAAGCCGGAGATATTGGATTTCTTCAGTATCATGGTGAATAAAGGCCGTGCGGAAATCGTTTACCCGACGGCAGTTGAATTTATCCGTGAGTACAACGAGGTCAAAGGAATCGTGCATGCGGTGGTTACATCAGCGGCACCACTTTCCGAAACCAGTCTGAGCGCACTGAAACAAGAAATCGCAAACCAGATCAATGCAACGGTGCAATTGACCAATAAGGTTGACAAATCGTTGATCGGTGGATTTGTGGTGAAGGTTGGCGACAGACAGATCGATGCCAGTATTCTTGGTAAATTAAACAAGTTAGAAAGACACTTCGAGAACCAAGGCGTTTAA
- a CDS encoding F0F1 ATP synthase subunit B: protein MEALIHDFSFGLVFWQVIILLIVILLLGKFAWKPIVNALEEREKGITDALASAEKAKLEMARLTNENEQLLKEAREERDVILKEAKQLREKIVADAKETAQVEGAKMIENAKREIEEQKLKALAEVKNQVSTLSLDIARKVLTKEFEDQNKQEALVADLLKDVKLS, encoded by the coding sequence ATGGAAGCTTTAATTCATGATTTTTCCTTCGGGTTGGTTTTCTGGCAGGTTATCATCTTATTGATCGTAATCCTGTTATTGGGAAAATTTGCTTGGAAACCGATTGTAAACGCTTTAGAGGAACGCGAAAAGGGGATTACTGATGCCCTTGCATCCGCTGAGAAAGCGAAATTGGAAATGGCTCGCTTAACTAACGAAAACGAGCAGTTGTTGAAAGAAGCGCGTGAAGAGCGTGACGTGATCTTGAAAGAGGCCAAGCAATTGCGTGAGAAAATCGTTGCTGATGCAAAGGAGACTGCGCAGGTGGAAGGTGCCAAGATGATCGAAAACGCGAAACGTGAAATCGAAGAGCAAAAGTTAAAAGCGCTTGCTGAAGTGAAGAACCAAGTGTCTACACTATCCTTGGATATCGCACGTAAAGTATTAACCAAAGAGTTTGAAGATCAGAACAAACAAGAAGCCCTAGTTGCTGATTTGTTGAAGGACGTGAAATTAAGCTAA
- the atpE gene encoding ATP synthase F0 subunit C, which produces MIPNLVGAGLIVIGAGLGLGKIGGSAMEAIARQPEAASKIQTAMIIIGALVEGLAFGALILGK; this is translated from the coding sequence ATGATTCCAAATTTAGTAGGTGCAGGTTTGATCGTTATCGGAGCTGGTTTAGGTTTAGGTAAAATCGGTGGTTCAGCTATGGAAGCTATCGCTCGTCAGCCAGAAGCAGCATCAAAAATCCAAACTGCAATGATCATCATTGGTGCCCTAGTAGAAGGTTTAGCATTCGGTGCTTTAATCTTGGGTAAATAA
- the atpB gene encoding F0F1 ATP synthase subunit A, with amino-acid sequence MVSLKKVLLLLAVVLFTVNPFRLAAEAAPAHGETSSPEEITAHIQHHLKDDYYFNFAHDSKTGKNYGFPLPVILIDNGLHVFSSGEFDHGNKVVEKNGNYYKLYHSKIYKTDAAGTITYDEHHHPTNAKPLDFSITKNVVGLMLAALLLFLGFTSLARTYKKGPNAIPTGVGRVLEPLVLYVRDEMAVPNIGHRYKEFMPYLLSVFFLIFLLNLLGLTPLGLNVTGNITVTLVLALFTFFITNFKANKDYWKHIFWMPGVPVPFKFILAPIEVLGMFTKPFSLMLRLFANITAGHSVVMGLIAIIYLFQHELTLGGSIGVSMLLTLVLFFLELLVAFLQAFIFTMLSSLFIGMAVEEHAHH; translated from the coding sequence ATGGTGAGTCTTAAGAAAGTACTTTTATTATTGGCAGTGGTTTTGTTCACTGTAAATCCATTCCGATTAGCTGCTGAAGCGGCTCCTGCCCATGGAGAGACATCGTCTCCGGAGGAGATTACCGCTCACATTCAACACCACTTAAAGGACGATTATTATTTCAATTTCGCACACGATTCAAAAACTGGAAAGAACTATGGTTTTCCATTACCGGTAATCTTGATCGATAACGGATTGCATGTGTTTTCTTCAGGCGAATTTGACCATGGCAATAAAGTCGTTGAAAAAAATGGCAATTACTACAAATTATACCACAGCAAAATCTATAAAACGGATGCTGCTGGAACGATTACCTACGACGAACATCACCACCCAACCAATGCGAAGCCATTGGACTTCTCGATCACCAAGAATGTGGTAGGTCTGATGTTGGCGGCTTTGTTGTTGTTCTTGGGCTTTACCAGCTTAGCAAGAACCTACAAAAAAGGACCAAATGCAATCCCTACAGGTGTAGGTCGAGTATTGGAGCCTTTGGTACTGTATGTCCGCGATGAAATGGCTGTGCCAAACATTGGCCACCGTTACAAAGAGTTCATGCCTTATTTGCTATCTGTATTTTTCTTGATCTTTTTATTGAACCTGCTAGGTTTGACGCCACTGGGCTTGAACGTAACGGGTAATATCACAGTAACTTTGGTTTTGGCGTTATTTACGTTCTTCATTACGAACTTCAAAGCCAATAAAGATTACTGGAAGCACATTTTCTGGATGCCTGGTGTACCAGTTCCCTTCAAGTTTATCTTGGCGCCTATCGAGGTGTTGGGTATGTTCACCAAACCATTCTCATTAATGCTTCGTTTGTTCGCGAACATCACGGCAGGTCACTCCGTAGTGATGGGATTGATCGCGATTATTTACTTATTCCAACATGAATTGACATTGGGTGGTAGTATCGGTGTATCGATGTTATTGACCTTGGTGTTGTTCTTCTTGGAGCTATTGGTTGCATTTTTACAGGCGTTTATCTTTACCATGTTGTCATCCCTATTCATCGGTATGGCGGTGGAGGAACACGCGCATCATTAA
- a CDS encoding AtpZ/AtpI family protein, which produces MKGNNSDKKVNKWLVFTSMPVQMGITIYLFYWVGAWLDRRYEVEGEWWMKGLTMLGVIVSLYQFIKQVNYINKNE; this is translated from the coding sequence TTGAAAGGGAATAATTCGGACAAGAAAGTCAACAAGTGGTTGGTATTTACCTCCATGCCCGTGCAAATGGGCATCACGATCTACCTGTTTTACTGGGTGGGTGCTTGGCTGGACCGGAGATACGAAGTGGAAGGGGAGTGGTGGATGAAAGGCCTGACCATGTTGGGCGTTATCGTGTCGCTATACCAATTTATCAAACAAGTAAACTACATCAATAAAAATGAATAA